In Lycium ferocissimum isolate CSIRO_LF1 unplaced genomic scaffold, AGI_CSIRO_Lferr_CH_V1 ctg18204, whole genome shotgun sequence, the following are encoded in one genomic region:
- the LOC132042829 gene encoding uncharacterized protein LOC132042829 codes for MDANLVESSSIATDPNRPSIEEVVKSFSIEKYGVTMPLNGNKDLSGDFVVRSTMGKGFDTFRGILRQQGLENFFRASCFGLYLDLPEDTGARFQMTMVSELLKRKIICDRKDEIWINYCGMPVCFGMKEFAIVTGLRCYPCEPLPTVVLTKPARTPKAAKKAKGSKAKNDVSLVNLVGKSYTQKKLLQDLESKTFSKKHKEALCLVWFVHSVLWARDVNYNIPLGLIKLGLRTMMPSTTMPGVFKALA; via the coding sequence AATCTTGTTGAGTCTTCTAGTATTGCCACAGATCCCAATAGACCTTCGATTGAGGAGGTCGTCAAGAGTTTCAGCATTGAAAAGTACGGCGTGACGATGCCGCTgaatggaaataaggatttgtcCGGTGATTTTGTGGTTAGATCAACCATGGGCAAGGGCTTTGACACCTTCAGGGGCATTCTCCGGCAGCAGGGGTTGGAGAATTTCTTTAGGGCTAGCTGCTTTGGGCTCTATTTAGATTTGCCTGAAGATACCGGTGCCCGATTTCAAATGACAATGGTTTCTGAGCTTTTGAAGCGTAAGATTATTTGTGATAGAAAGGATGAGATTTGGATCAATTACTGTGGCATGCCGGTTTGCTTTGGCATGAAGGAGTTTGCCATAGTTACCGGATTGAGATGTTATCCTTGTGAGCCTCTTCCTACTGTTGTATTAACCAAGCCAGCCCGGACACCCAAGGCAGCCAAGAAAGCAAAGGGTTCCAAAGCTAAGAATGATGTCTCTTTGGTAAACTTAGTGGGAAAGAGCTACACTCAAAAGAAATTGTTGCAAGATTTGGAGTCCAAAACATTCTCAAAAAAGCACAAGGAGGCACTGTGCTTAGTTTGGTTTGTGCACAGTGTTCTTTGGGCAAGAGACGTAAACTACAACATACCGCTTGGATTGATTAAACTTGGCCTGAGGACTATGATGCCTTCAACAACTATGCCTGGGGTTTTCAAAGCTTTAGCTTGA